The following coding sequences are from one Ornithodoros turicata isolate Travis chromosome 1, ASM3712646v1, whole genome shotgun sequence window:
- the LOC135370877 gene encoding uncharacterized protein LOC135370877, producing MCNSAAVQCITQHPLLRDICLRRELLVVYAPQFCRYDQHFRRLNPQDHRCLRFTAYSSFTRWVWGYLGPRNRRQVPGCVVRAIRREFPSTSYQGYQRYDHRSKGVLTRETSWCILMAGTGDM from the exons atgtgcaacagtgccgccgtgcagtgcataacacaacacccattactcagggacatctgcctccgtagggagcttctagtggtgtacgcgcctcaattctgccgctatgatcaacattttaggcgactcaatccccaggaccacag gtgcctgaggttcacggcatactcgtcattcacgagatgggtctggggataccttggtccaaggaacagacgacaggttcctggatgcgttgtccgagccatcaggagggagttcccatctacgtcctatcaaggctatcagcgttacgaccatcgaagcaagggtgtcttgaccagagagacaagctggtgcatactgatggctggaactggagacat